One stretch of Schlesneria sp. DSM 10557 DNA includes these proteins:
- the ppk1 gene encoding polyphosphate kinase 1: MTAEPRFFNRELSWLEFNQRVLDEASDKSIPLLERLKFLAITASNLDEFTMVRVGSLQILQAEGEMRPDPVGLTTSQQLKAIGERMQAFLTEQYRCFLEDIEPALAAAGMNRLRAAQLNDRQLQHLQTYFDQEVFPILTPLAIVASSELSEAARIELHIAKRKGKKKKAGEAKSTDAAAETTGSGTEPPSLEFPPLINQTISLCVRLAPIAGATEPRFAILPFGRNRQRFVTVPSESGFNYILLEDVISLFLPKFFPGETIEESVAFRITRNADLELQEDQAFDLLSKMQEIVNARRQSACVRLELADHASPLVRSFLQTAVDVPDRWVFAAPGPLDLAAFFRLTDSQGFDNLRYEPWPSQPSLKISPSESLFSAISRQDILLYHPYESFDSVVRLVEEAADDPDVLAIKQTLYRTSAKSPIVAALKRAAQKGKYVTAVVELKARFDEQRNIEWARDLERADVQVVYGVKGLKTHAKICLIVRREPQGIQRYVHFGTGNYNEITSRIYSDVSLMSCHEDLGADATAFFNAITGYSQPQRFRQIEMAPIGLRERLLEMIEAEIDRKRHKQKALIIAKMNALVDETMIEALYAASQAGVRIRLNIRGVCCLRPGVPGLSENITVTGVIDRFLEHARILYFYHGGDERLFISSADWMPRNLDRRVELLVPVEDNACRRNLITILKTTLADNVKARRLLPSGRYEPVRATDSSDPIRSQEVLYRRTGEAIEDASRAALATFEPLRGAGHND; the protein is encoded by the coding sequence ATGACTGCTGAGCCACGTTTTTTTAACCGCGAATTGAGCTGGCTGGAATTCAATCAGCGAGTGCTCGACGAAGCCAGCGACAAGAGTATTCCCCTTCTCGAGCGGCTCAAGTTCCTCGCGATCACAGCCTCGAATCTCGACGAATTCACGATGGTTCGAGTCGGCAGCCTCCAGATCCTGCAGGCCGAAGGGGAAATGCGCCCCGACCCGGTCGGCCTCACCACATCTCAGCAGCTAAAGGCGATTGGCGAGCGGATGCAGGCTTTTCTGACGGAGCAGTATCGGTGTTTTCTCGAAGACATCGAACCGGCCCTCGCCGCCGCCGGCATGAATCGTCTTCGCGCGGCTCAACTGAACGACCGTCAGTTGCAGCACTTACAGACCTATTTCGATCAGGAAGTCTTCCCGATCCTGACACCGTTGGCAATCGTCGCCTCGTCGGAATTGTCTGAAGCAGCACGAATCGAGCTGCACATCGCCAAGCGGAAGGGTAAGAAGAAGAAAGCCGGCGAGGCGAAATCGACCGATGCCGCCGCAGAGACCACGGGATCCGGTACCGAACCTCCGTCGCTCGAATTCCCTCCGTTGATCAACCAGACCATCAGCCTGTGCGTTCGACTGGCTCCGATAGCAGGTGCGACGGAACCCCGCTTTGCCATCCTGCCGTTCGGGCGCAACCGACAACGGTTCGTCACGGTCCCCTCGGAAAGCGGCTTCAACTACATCCTGCTGGAAGACGTCATCAGTCTCTTCCTGCCGAAATTCTTCCCCGGCGAGACGATTGAGGAAAGCGTTGCATTTCGGATTACGCGAAACGCAGATCTCGAACTGCAGGAAGACCAGGCATTCGACCTGCTTTCCAAAATGCAGGAAATCGTCAATGCACGCCGACAAAGTGCCTGCGTTCGACTGGAACTGGCGGATCACGCCAGCCCACTCGTTCGTAGTTTCCTGCAAACGGCCGTCGATGTCCCCGATCGATGGGTCTTTGCGGCACCCGGCCCTCTGGATCTGGCCGCCTTCTTCCGCCTGACCGATTCACAAGGCTTTGACAACTTGCGGTATGAGCCCTGGCCGTCCCAGCCGTCGCTCAAGATTTCGCCTTCAGAAAGCCTGTTCTCGGCAATCTCGCGCCAGGACATCCTGCTTTATCACCCGTACGAAAGTTTTGATTCGGTCGTCCGCCTGGTCGAGGAAGCCGCCGATGATCCGGACGTTCTGGCCATTAAACAGACGCTTTACCGGACAAGCGCCAAAAGCCCGATCGTCGCCGCGCTGAAGCGGGCCGCGCAGAAAGGGAAGTACGTCACTGCCGTCGTCGAACTGAAGGCACGGTTCGACGAACAGCGTAATATCGAGTGGGCGCGGGATCTCGAACGAGCCGACGTGCAGGTTGTCTATGGCGTCAAAGGCCTGAAAACGCACGCCAAGATCTGCCTGATTGTCCGACGCGAACCGCAGGGAATCCAGCGCTACGTCCACTTTGGTACGGGCAACTACAACGAAATCACCTCAAGAATCTATAGCGATGTCAGCCTGATGAGCTGTCACGAGGATCTGGGGGCCGATGCGACCGCCTTCTTCAACGCCATCACCGGTTATTCGCAGCCGCAGCGTTTCCGACAGATCGAAATGGCTCCGATCGGTCTGCGAGAACGACTGCTCGAAATGATCGAAGCGGAAATCGACCGCAAGCGGCACAAGCAAAAGGCACTCATCATCGCCAAGATGAATGCGCTCGTCGACGAGACGATGATCGAAGCATTGTATGCCGCGTCGCAGGCGGGTGTTCGGATTCGACTGAATATCCGCGGCGTCTGTTGTCTGCGTCCGGGGGTTCCCGGACTGTCAGAAAACATCACGGTCACTGGTGTGATCGATCGCTTCCTGGAACACGCGAGAATCCTCTACTTCTATCACGGCGGCGACGAACGATTATTCATTTCCAGCGCCGACTGGATGCCTCGAAATCTCGATCGCCGCGTCGAGTTGCTGGTTCCCGTGGAGGATAACGCCTGTCGCCGCAACCTGATCACGATCTTGAAAACGACGCTGGCCGACAACGTCAAGGCGCGTCGATTATTACCCAGTGGTCGCTACGAACCGGTCCGGGCAACCGATTCGAGTGATCCGATTCGAAGTCAGGAAGTGTTGTATCGACGGACGGGTGAAGCCATCGAAGATGCTTCACGGGCAGCACTGGCCACGTTCGAACCACTGCGGGGGGCGGGTCACAACGATTAG
- a CDS encoding metal ABC transporter permease produces the protein MINEFFNLLSDWYSLDTWIVVTAALAAMSCALPGAWLLLRRQSLLGDALSHSILPGIVLAYLAMHWFEEQGWLSATSSVRHLVLFLGAAVSGVVSAITTEVIQRWGRLDRSAAMGVVFTTMFAVGLLLIRMFADSAHVDPGCVLYGSLETSALIPISRTIPIPRAVVMNGIMLAINGGLVILFFKELRLSTFDPGLAVSMGLRADWIQLVLMSMTAATLVAAFESVGAILVIAMLIVPSATARLLTDRLSTMLVLSLVIAALSAVLGHVGALTLPSIVFSRLGYPDVYDASTSGMMAVAAGGLFVLAILASPRHGVIRRFVDRVRLQLRIASEDILGTLFRRDERTHGETSPSPISDPTLAIAGIPPREVNGGHAVIQDPIPLVTVAHGTWIEWFARRNLQRKGFITADASVNHLTDKGRDLAQSLVRSHRLWEAYMARHFELPGDHFHATAEQVEHFLCPQLQTDLATELDQPSVDPHGKAIPNSTSSDQ, from the coding sequence ATGATCAACGAATTTTTCAACCTGCTTTCGGACTGGTACTCACTCGATACGTGGATTGTCGTCACTGCGGCTCTGGCTGCGATGTCGTGTGCATTGCCGGGGGCGTGGCTGCTGCTGCGTCGGCAAAGCCTGTTGGGGGATGCTCTCAGTCACTCCATTTTGCCGGGGATCGTCCTCGCCTATCTGGCCATGCACTGGTTTGAAGAGCAGGGATGGTTGTCTGCGACCTCCAGTGTTCGACATCTGGTGCTGTTTCTCGGGGCAGCGGTATCCGGGGTCGTCTCCGCCATCACGACCGAGGTGATTCAGCGGTGGGGACGGCTGGATCGCAGCGCGGCAATGGGTGTCGTCTTCACAACGATGTTCGCTGTAGGACTGTTACTCATCCGCATGTTCGCGGACTCGGCTCACGTCGATCCGGGTTGCGTCCTGTATGGAAGTCTGGAAACGTCCGCTCTGATTCCGATCTCGCGTACCATTCCCATCCCCCGGGCGGTGGTCATGAATGGAATCATGCTCGCCATCAATGGGGGCCTGGTGATCCTGTTCTTCAAAGAACTTCGGCTGAGCACCTTTGATCCCGGACTTGCCGTGTCGATGGGACTTCGAGCCGACTGGATTCAGCTGGTCCTGATGTCGATGACGGCCGCGACCCTTGTGGCGGCTTTCGAAAGTGTCGGAGCGATCCTGGTGATCGCCATGCTGATTGTTCCCTCAGCCACGGCGCGCCTGTTGACCGATCGACTGAGCACGATGCTCGTGCTCAGTCTGGTCATTGCAGCGCTTTCAGCGGTCCTGGGACATGTGGGGGCATTAACGTTGCCTTCAATTGTCTTTTCCCGGTTAGGGTACCCTGATGTGTATGACGCCAGCACCTCGGGAATGATGGCTGTTGCAGCGGGAGGTCTGTTCGTCCTGGCAATTCTGGCGAGCCCACGTCACGGCGTCATCCGTCGTTTTGTCGACCGAGTGCGACTTCAACTGCGGATTGCCAGTGAAGATATTCTGGGAACGCTGTTTCGGCGCGATGAACGAACGCACGGTGAAACCTCTCCGTCCCCCATTTCTGACCCGACCCTCGCAATTGCCGGAATTCCACCACGGGAGGTGAACGGCGGTCACGCGGTGATACAGGATCCCATCCCACTTGTCACGGTGGCGCATGGTACCTGGATCGAATGGTTTGCCCGCAGAAATCTGCAGCGAAAGGGCTTCATTACCGCAGATGCCTCTGTCAATCATCTGACGGATAAGGGGCGGGATCTGGCCCAAAGCCTTGTCCGCTCGCACCGTCTGTGGGAAGCGTACATGGCGCGTCATTTCGAGCTGCCTGGCGACCATTTTCATGCCACGGCCGAACAGGTCGAGCACTTTCTGTGTCCCCAGCTACAGACAGATCTCGCCACAGAACTCGACCAGCCTTCTGTCGACCCGCATGGAAAAGCGATTCCGAATTCGACGAGTTCTGATCAATGA
- a CDS encoding YdjY domain-containing protein → MSQSHPFLIALLAVSLLPASLLAADPPANAVDQATADFKPLNKQGTVLLDAKGKRLLLKSEVVLREGLLELLCCLKRSKEHESILAVETQAQYVHAGLLALGAQAGSPVRWEPDYQPASGPVIDVFLTWNDEDGKVHREPAQSWVRHATRRYFVEKLDSPPKDFKLPADSELKWDPRNGELLWYGTMSEEQRDAALKISKDPAFQKAIRSFFKLTQVRQMDAKWVFAGSYFVTDEKTGEKFYQAEAGDLICVANFATATLDLSVNSSATNDDLMFEAYTERIPPVGTKVTIELIPDFKSVGKQKKVKE, encoded by the coding sequence ATGTCTCAATCACATCCCTTTTTGATTGCATTACTGGCCGTCAGTCTGCTGCCTGCCAGTTTGCTGGCAGCCGATCCCCCAGCCAATGCCGTTGATCAGGCAACGGCTGACTTTAAGCCGTTGAACAAGCAGGGAACGGTGCTGCTCGATGCAAAAGGGAAACGACTGCTGCTCAAGTCTGAAGTGGTACTTCGCGAGGGGTTGCTTGAGTTACTGTGTTGTCTCAAACGAAGTAAAGAGCATGAATCCATCCTCGCCGTAGAGACGCAGGCTCAGTACGTTCATGCCGGGTTGTTGGCACTGGGGGCACAGGCGGGGTCGCCCGTCCGCTGGGAACCGGACTACCAACCTGCCTCGGGGCCGGTAATCGACGTCTTTCTGACCTGGAATGATGAAGACGGAAAAGTTCATCGCGAGCCGGCCCAGTCCTGGGTTCGCCACGCCACGCGGCGTTACTTTGTCGAGAAGCTCGATTCACCCCCCAAAGATTTCAAGCTTCCCGCCGACAGCGAACTGAAGTGGGATCCGCGAAATGGCGAGCTTCTGTGGTATGGCACCATGTCTGAGGAACAACGGGATGCGGCGTTGAAGATTTCGAAAGACCCTGCGTTTCAGAAGGCGATTCGCTCGTTCTTCAAACTGACCCAGGTACGACAGATGGATGCAAAATGGGTCTTCGCCGGAAGCTATTTCGTGACGGACGAAAAAACGGGTGAGAAGTTCTATCAGGCGGAAGCAGGGGATCTGATCTGCGTCGCCAACTTTGCCACGGCGACGCTGGATCTGTCGGTAAACAGTAGCGCGACGAACGATGATCTGATGTTTGAAGCCTACACGGAAAGAATTCCACCCGTGGGGACCAAAGTGACAATTGAATTGATTCCCGATTTCAAGTCGGTGGGAAAACAGAAGAAAGTAAAAGAATAA
- a CDS encoding DUF1553 domain-containing protein, giving the protein MTRPVQLAKRFHLFAFFCLLVISAPSWAESDKPADGVEFNREIRPLLSDRCFACHGPDEAKRAADLRLDDRTAAIAKRDHSPAIVPFQARLSELIRRVESNDESTRMPPPSFGPKLSPDEVALLKRWIEEGADYQPHWSFVLPRRSLPRKDLHSENVRSPIDAFVQEKLDREGLNPTPEADRATLIRRLSFDLVGLPPTPGEVASFLADSSPDACERLVDRLLASPRYGERMATNWLDAARYADTNGYQTDGPRFMWRWRDWVINAFNQNLPFDQFTLDQLAGDLLEARVSSSPPPEVTASVKAEDDLERQPSLIANDRLIATGFNRNHRGNAEGGIIPEEFRIEYVVDRVETTSTVWLGLTIGCARCHDHKYDPISQREFYQLLAYFNQVPEPGKYIRNGNSMPYLPAPTADQLRHLALLEQERTAADAAWQALATSVLTGMRSMVDSIRGDSVPVEWPYTPGLDSHLSFDGGTGIQGAVNQVSSQSRLARDLQIPPAELDSPQERVGQWHDGEPTYESGPLGQAATFDGCRWIDAGIAGYLGEEESFVISCWVKPRADHAMTILARMDHENSSHGYELRREANGRLQVLLSGRILDDLIRVETEETLPQDEWTHLLVTYDGSSAARGVAVRMNGEPGPLKVLVDLLSNPIRAKVPLRVGGGGSAASFVGSIDELRFYRGRITSQVARSLASGESISAIATRTLETLGPNELEKLREYYLAKYAPEVQRQARQRLLDARTRYAEFLATVPTTMVMEDAPNRRETRLLKRGEYDKPGEVVESALPAILSNLTAQDSSPVSTPPNRLDLATWLVSPENPLTARVTVNRLWQSLFGIGLVKTSEDFGIQGEAPSHPELLDWLAIEFSGPVASDARSRFAARSPDDASYPGSKHSPLAWDLKKSLRTIITSTTYRQAATVSPDLLQRDPENRLLARGPRVRLPAEMVRDAALSASGLLAERLGGPSVKPYQPAGLWEELSAEAVPGPYSVYVQDHGTDLYRRSIYTYRKRTAPPPAMTVFDSSTREACRVSLPRTNTPIQALNLMNDVTYVEAARVLAEQAIAGGGTSPQSRIDWAFRRILSRSPGDRELNILTEGFERRRTTFEAFPEEVEKLISLGETPPQTSIPPVELAAYTATISVIFNLDEFVVKP; this is encoded by the coding sequence ATGACGCGACCGGTGCAGCTTGCGAAACGTTTCCATCTCTTCGCATTTTTCTGCCTGCTCGTCATCAGCGCTCCATCGTGGGCAGAGAGTGACAAGCCCGCCGACGGCGTCGAATTCAACCGAGAGATACGGCCTCTTCTCTCTGACCGCTGCTTTGCCTGTCACGGCCCGGACGAGGCGAAACGCGCCGCAGACCTTCGTTTAGACGACCGAACCGCGGCGATCGCGAAACGGGATCACTCACCCGCCATCGTTCCCTTTCAGGCCCGCTTGAGTGAGTTGATCCGCCGAGTCGAGTCGAACGACGAATCGACAAGAATGCCACCCCCGTCCTTCGGCCCGAAACTCTCCCCTGACGAAGTGGCACTGCTGAAGCGATGGATCGAAGAAGGAGCGGACTATCAACCGCACTGGTCGTTCGTCTTGCCCCGGCGTTCACTTCCCCGCAAGGATCTCCACTCCGAGAACGTGCGAAGTCCGATCGACGCGTTTGTTCAGGAAAAGCTCGATCGAGAAGGACTGAATCCCACCCCCGAAGCGGACCGAGCGACCCTGATTCGGCGACTCAGTTTCGATTTAGTCGGACTCCCCCCGACCCCCGGCGAAGTCGCCTCATTCCTGGCCGACTCCTCTCCCGATGCCTGCGAGAGACTGGTGGACCGCTTGCTGGCGTCCCCTCGCTACGGCGAACGGATGGCCACTAACTGGCTCGACGCTGCACGCTATGCCGACACCAATGGCTACCAGACGGACGGTCCGAGATTCATGTGGCGCTGGCGTGACTGGGTCATCAACGCCTTCAATCAAAACCTGCCGTTTGATCAGTTTACGCTCGATCAACTGGCTGGCGATCTGCTCGAAGCCCGAGTCTCGTCAAGCCCCCCACCCGAAGTCACAGCGAGCGTTAAAGCTGAAGACGACCTCGAGCGTCAGCCCTCTCTCATTGCAAATGACCGCCTGATCGCGACGGGGTTCAATCGGAATCACCGTGGAAATGCCGAAGGGGGAATCATCCCGGAAGAGTTTCGGATCGAATACGTCGTCGACCGTGTCGAGACAACTTCGACAGTCTGGCTGGGACTGACAATCGGCTGCGCCCGCTGCCACGATCACAAATACGATCCGATCTCACAGCGTGAGTTCTATCAGCTCCTCGCGTATTTCAATCAGGTGCCGGAGCCCGGAAAATACATCCGCAACGGCAATTCCATGCCTTACCTCCCTGCCCCGACGGCTGACCAGCTACGTCATCTGGCACTGCTTGAGCAGGAACGGACCGCAGCCGATGCCGCATGGCAGGCACTCGCGACGTCGGTACTTACCGGAATGCGGTCCATGGTGGACTCAATCCGGGGTGACTCCGTCCCGGTCGAATGGCCGTACACTCCAGGACTCGACTCTCACCTTTCCTTTGATGGCGGGACAGGAATCCAGGGAGCGGTCAACCAGGTCAGTTCACAGAGCCGTCTGGCGAGAGACCTGCAGATCCCCCCGGCCGAACTCGATTCGCCGCAGGAACGGGTTGGACAGTGGCACGACGGCGAACCGACTTACGAATCGGGACCTCTGGGTCAGGCTGCGACCTTCGATGGATGCCGCTGGATCGACGCCGGGATCGCAGGGTATCTGGGCGAGGAAGAATCGTTTGTCATTTCCTGCTGGGTCAAGCCGCGAGCGGACCATGCCATGACAATTCTTGCCCGCATGGATCACGAGAACTCGTCACATGGCTATGAGCTGCGGCGCGAAGCGAATGGTCGGTTACAGGTCCTGCTGTCGGGTCGAATCCTCGATGACCTCATCCGCGTCGAAACCGAAGAGACGTTGCCCCAAGACGAATGGACCCACCTGCTGGTCACCTACGACGGATCCAGCGCGGCGCGCGGTGTGGCGGTTCGGATGAATGGCGAACCGGGACCATTGAAAGTCCTGGTCGATCTGCTGAGCAACCCCATTCGTGCCAAAGTTCCGCTGCGCGTGGGGGGCGGTGGGAGTGCGGCCTCCTTTGTCGGATCAATCGACGAACTGCGGTTCTATCGAGGCCGCATCACGTCGCAGGTTGCCCGATCTCTGGCTTCCGGCGAATCCATCTCTGCCATCGCCACGCGGACGCTGGAGACACTCGGTCCGAACGAACTGGAAAAATTGCGGGAATACTATCTGGCGAAATACGCTCCCGAAGTCCAACGACAAGCGCGCCAGCGTCTGCTCGACGCACGGACCCGATATGCCGAATTCCTGGCAACAGTCCCCACCACCATGGTGATGGAGGACGCCCCAAACCGCCGCGAGACTCGACTGCTGAAGCGAGGTGAATACGACAAGCCGGGTGAAGTTGTCGAATCAGCGCTCCCTGCCATCCTTTCGAACCTCACGGCACAGGACAGCAGCCCCGTCTCAACACCTCCCAATCGTCTTGACCTCGCCACCTGGCTGGTTTCACCAGAAAATCCGCTCACGGCACGCGTGACGGTGAACCGCCTGTGGCAGTCTCTATTCGGCATCGGTCTGGTGAAAACATCGGAAGACTTCGGGATTCAGGGGGAAGCTCCCAGCCACCCTGAGTTACTCGACTGGTTGGCGATCGAGTTCTCGGGCCCCGTCGCCAGCGATGCGCGCAGCAGGTTCGCGGCGCGAAGTCCGGATGACGCCTCGTACCCTGGTTCGAAACATTCTCCATTGGCGTGGGACCTGAAGAAGTCCTTGCGAACGATCATTACTTCGACCACCTATCGGCAAGCTGCCACCGTGTCGCCGGATCTTTTGCAGCGAGATCCGGAAAATCGATTGCTGGCACGAGGCCCACGCGTGCGACTTCCGGCGGAGATGGTGCGCGACGCCGCGCTGTCCGCCAGTGGGCTGCTTGCCGAACGGCTGGGCGGTCCCAGTGTCAAACCCTATCAGCCAGCAGGTCTGTGGGAAGAACTGAGTGCGGAAGCGGTTCCGGGACCGTACTCGGTTTATGTTCAGGACCATGGTACGGATCTGTACCGCCGCAGCATCTACACCTATCGCAAGCGCACGGCGCCCCCTCCGGCAATGACCGTGTTTGACTCTTCGACACGCGAAGCCTGTCGTGTGAGCCTTCCCCGCACCAATACCCCCATTCAGGCACTCAACCTGATGAACGATGTCACTTATGTGGAAGCGGCACGCGTTCTCGCTGAACAGGCCATCGCCGGTGGAGGAACTTCCCCCCAATCCCGAATCGACTGGGCGTTTCGCCGGATCTTGTCCCGCTCTCCCGGCGACCGCGAGCTGAACATTCTGACCGAGGGATTCGAGCGGAGAAGAACGACCTTCGAAGCATTCCCGGAAGAGGTCGAGAAGCTCATTTCCCTCGGGGAGACTCCCCCACAGACCTCGATTCCGCCAGTGGAACTGGCTGCCTATACCGCAACGATCAGTGTCATTTTCAACCTGGACGAGTTCGTCGTAAAACCGTGA
- a CDS encoding DUF1501 domain-containing protein: MSYSPGGSPLAPDHPCAVGDYLSRRSLLTGVGSSLGLAALRSLSAEDHSEKTASDRTTSVPHTKRPHAVPRAKRVIFLFQSGGPSQLELFDPKPELKARQGEDLPESIRRGQRLTNMTAGQSRFPVVPSRFQFSRHGESGATLSELMPHLGRVADDICFIKSMSTEAINHDPAVTFLTTGAQLAGRPSLGSWLSYGLGSENQDLPAFVVMLSRGTGRPNDQPLYDRLWGSGFLPSQHQGVKLRSGNEPVLYLANPAGIDPPVRRGMLDDQAALNRIQLDRLGDPEIEARIAQYELAFRMQTSVPDLANVSDESDHTFELYGPNSRKPGTFAANCLLARRLAERGVRFIQLFHMGWDQHTNLPSQIPQQAHDIDQPCAALIRDLKQRGLLDDTLIVWSGEFGRTVYCQGNLTAETYGRDHHPRCFTMWMAGGGVRGGLTYGETDEYSYNVTKDPVHVHDLNATILHCLGIDHHQLTFKFQGRHFRLTDVHGELIRPVLA, encoded by the coding sequence ATGTCCTACTCACCTGGCGGTTCCCCTTTGGCCCCTGATCATCCTTGTGCGGTCGGCGATTACCTGTCTCGACGGAGCTTGCTCACCGGAGTGGGGTCTTCGCTGGGACTCGCCGCACTCCGCTCCCTGTCGGCTGAGGACCATTCTGAGAAAACCGCAAGTGACCGTACGACCTCGGTACCTCATACCAAACGGCCACACGCGGTACCGCGTGCAAAGCGCGTCATCTTTCTGTTCCAGTCGGGTGGCCCGTCGCAACTCGAGTTGTTTGACCCGAAACCAGAACTGAAAGCCCGGCAAGGAGAGGATCTGCCCGAGTCCATCCGCAGAGGACAGCGTCTGACCAACATGACGGCGGGACAGAGCCGGTTTCCGGTCGTTCCTTCGAGATTTCAGTTCTCGCGGCACGGCGAGTCGGGGGCAACTCTCAGCGAACTAATGCCGCATCTGGGACGAGTGGCGGACGACATCTGTTTCATCAAGTCGATGTCGACCGAAGCGATCAACCATGATCCGGCGGTCACGTTTCTGACGACCGGAGCCCAGCTTGCAGGACGCCCGAGCCTCGGGTCATGGCTGTCGTATGGCCTGGGTTCGGAAAACCAGGACCTGCCCGCGTTTGTGGTCATGCTGTCTCGCGGAACCGGCAGGCCCAATGACCAGCCACTCTATGATCGGTTGTGGGGTTCCGGCTTCCTCCCCTCACAACACCAGGGAGTCAAACTGCGAAGCGGGAACGAACCAGTCCTTTACCTCGCTAACCCTGCAGGAATTGATCCCCCAGTGCGGCGAGGAATGCTCGACGATCAGGCGGCCCTCAATCGAATCCAGCTGGATCGGCTGGGTGACCCCGAGATTGAAGCGAGAATTGCCCAATATGAGCTGGCGTTTCGCATGCAGACATCGGTCCCCGATCTGGCGAATGTCTCGGACGAGTCCGATCATACCTTTGAGTTGTATGGACCGAATTCCCGCAAGCCGGGAACCTTCGCGGCAAACTGCCTGCTCGCGCGAAGGTTAGCGGAACGAGGGGTCCGATTCATCCAGTTGTTTCATATGGGCTGGGATCAGCACACTAACCTGCCCTCTCAGATTCCCCAGCAGGCACACGATATCGATCAACCGTGTGCAGCCCTGATTCGCGATCTGAAACAGCGAGGATTACTCGACGACACGTTGATTGTCTGGAGCGGTGAATTCGGACGGACCGTTTACTGTCAGGGAAACCTGACCGCCGAAACTTATGGCCGCGACCACCACCCTCGTTGCTTCACCATGTGGATGGCAGGCGGAGGGGTGCGCGGCGGACTGACGTACGGCGAAACGGACGAATACAGCTACAACGTCACGAAAGACCCCGTCCACGTCCACGACCTGAACGCCACGATTCTCCACTGCCTGGGCATCGACCATCATCAGTTGACGTTCAAATTCCAGGGTCGCCACTTCCGCCTGACGGACGTCCATGGAGAATTGATTCGGCCGGTGCTGGCCTGA
- a CDS encoding DUF1559 domain-containing protein — protein MVIRPKDLRKRGFTLIELLVVIAIIAVLIALLLPAVQQAREAARRTQCKNNLKQLGLGFHNYESTYGTFPYGYRYNLDVATMRIGYSSCFVSLLPYIDQAPLYNSMFQNSPGFNEASGSPYNYPAAEVTANLNAIRTPLPAMLCPSSPVQKIDNYSLPAGAAGNPTALSFTAARGDYSIPTGVLSGPFANIAYAGNPGGNREGALPPAGAVVNGSAVLQSIGSGDGKIQNITDGTSNTFLLVERTGGATVYRKYQPHPDDVPLGPSNGGAWGDALIGEHWINGALFDGNATSGGPCAINCTNSRGGGFHSYHIGGVQGLMADGSVRFVNENIAASTLAALITRKKGEIVGEF, from the coding sequence ATGGTCATTCGACCCAAAGACCTGCGTAAACGTGGTTTTACGCTTATTGAATTGCTGGTGGTGATCGCCATCATCGCGGTGCTGATCGCCCTTTTACTCCCCGCCGTGCAGCAGGCACGTGAAGCAGCGCGCCGCACCCAGTGCAAGAACAATCTCAAACAGCTGGGTTTAGGTTTCCACAACTACGAAAGCACATATGGGACTTTCCCTTACGGCTATCGGTACAACCTGGATGTCGCAACTATGCGCATCGGGTACTCTTCCTGTTTCGTCTCGTTATTGCCCTATATTGACCAAGCCCCTCTCTACAATTCGATGTTCCAGAACAGCCCAGGATTTAACGAGGCGAGCGGATCTCCGTACAACTATCCGGCCGCAGAAGTGACTGCAAATCTCAATGCAATTCGGACACCATTGCCCGCTATGCTTTGTCCATCCAGTCCGGTGCAGAAAATTGATAACTACTCTCTGCCGGCTGGTGCGGCGGGCAATCCGACCGCTTTAAGCTTCACGGCCGCAAGAGGTGACTATTCAATTCCCACTGGCGTTCTTAGCGGACCATTTGCCAACATTGCGTATGCGGGCAATCCGGGAGGGAACCGTGAGGGTGCTCTTCCACCTGCCGGAGCGGTAGTGAACGGATCGGCCGTACTCCAATCAATTGGGAGTGGCGATGGCAAGATCCAAAACATCACCGATGGAACATCAAATACGTTTCTCTTGGTTGAACGCACGGGTGGAGCGACAGTTTACCGCAAGTATCAACCGCACCCCGATGACGTACCACTCGGTCCCTCCAACGGCGGCGCATGGGGCGACGCCTTGATCGGCGAACATTGGATCAACGGTGCGTTATTCGATGGAAATGCAACCTCCGGAGGACCATGCGCGATCAACTGCACAAACTCACGAGGCGGTGGTTTCCACTCCTACCATATCGGCGGAGTCCAAGGGCTGATGGCAGATGGATCAGTCAGGTTTGTGAATGAGAACATTGCCGCAAGTACACTAGCTGCCTTAATCACTCGAAAGAAGGGTGAAATTGTTGGGGAATTCTAA